ATAAAAATTTGGCAATTATAATGCGTAATTATAATCACGAacaatgtaaattttaattactccTGTAAATCACTGAAACGTAATGCAACCACTTCTGTGAACAAATTATGGCCACGTGCGTATTCATAACAAAATGTAAAATCGACTAAATATGTACACCTATTTAAACATGTTTTTGTTTCCTTTGATTAACATTATCCTTTCTCGTGAAATAATAATGAATTATATTACAAAAGGAAGGGACCAACAAAAACGCAATATGGCTGGAATGTGAATACTTGAATGAACTTTACAACCTTTGAAGATGTATTCTACCTTCAATAATGGAGCCTTCTCTCtaccaaatttaaaaaattaaatttgtcgaGTAAGATGAGAATGCATTCAAGAAAGTTGTATATTACCTTTTTTTAATAAGTTCATAACTACATTCAACAAAAACATTCCACAAATGTGTTCACAATAAATTGTGAACGAAAAGCGTGTGGTTTATGAAAACGgaagaaattatttcatttcacCGTGAATCAGAGTGCCATTTCCGTTCTATTAAGTGTATACACATTGTTCCAAGCAAATCAAAATTTCTGAACGTGCAAGGTATTTTTATCTACAAATATAACAGGTAATATGTGTTAAGATAAGCTATAGTGTAATAGcgtgaaagtaaaaatatttttgaaattgtgttGCAACAAACATGTTGTACAAGAGGATAATTAGCAGTTATGTATAATTTCTAAATGTTTTATTGTGCATAGATCAACCTGATCTTACTTACATAcactaattgtaaatatttgtaataataatcttTATTTCTAACTACCTTCACTTCGCTTTATTGTTTTTCCACTTAATCTTTCTCGTCGGTTATAAATAATCACAGACTGCAATCTTTGTTACGGGGAAAATTATCCAACAATCGAAACAATCGTAAACCCAAAATATTGGTATCAACAGCAGTGAAAAAAGGTCCCTTGGCAAAAATGCATAGAATTTGATCTGTTCTACTGTGATACTCTACCATCAACTCTATGAATCTATACATTTTTTTGCAACGTAAGTTGTCAACTGAACCGCCTACAACTTTTATTCCTATTTGGTGCTATTTgcgttatatgtatatatggacAATTATGGTTTGCATGTAAATATCATGGATATATTGACAATTTATACTGATCCATTGATAAGTTTGTATTATCTATTAACATAGTTATTATTTCTTCATAAATGtaagaaaaaatgttaaaatacctAAAGATGGAAATCCCAGAATGAATTATATTTTGTAACACAGTTATtaacttgaaataaataaatgagcATAATACCAAATATTTTCAGTACTAATAAAACGTCGTAATGTCATACATATTCCATATATTTTATAACAGCATGCAACTAATGGTAATACTTAACAATATGTAATAAGAAACTGTATTTTATATCTATATAACTAAATCATACACAATGCATTTTATTATCCTACTTAACTCGGGAAAACAAAAACGTAATATCAGAATATAATTAagtgaataaataaatgataaaactaTACAAttagaaaagtacaaaaatattattttacatcatcattattatcaaaatacaaaataaaagtaAGATCGTATAGTTTTATCTATTTTATCGCAACATCAAAGAACTCTTCCAAACAATACTATTGTcgtttcaatatatatatatatatgaaagttATAATTCACATAATTTCTACAATACTCTCATGATGGATATTACAGGATAACAAATGATACACAAACttctatgtatttttttcttcgccTAAAATCCAATCTGTTATTGCAGTTTCCACAAAGGTAAGAGAAGTAGCAACCGGAGCAGCCAATgatatatttgtattatatacaGTTAGAAACTATAACACAGAATTGCTTTGGTTGATGATGAATGATACAATATattaaacaaatgaaaataattaaatgaaattatattacatttctttattttcaaaattataggactataaaaaaattatttaaatttgtgaCAAGGAATGCCATTTACACAAAACTTGCAAATATGTCTTTATGATATCTCACATGTATTTCTAAAGTAACACAATTCATAAAACATGATTTTTTAGTTACCAACATAAAGATGTTTAATAAACATTTCTCTATTGGTTACCTATTAGTTAGTACGCTAACTGAATTTGGAAAACTATCACTTCTGTAATATTCtaatgtttcaaataaaatcATACCACCTTGTCAAATAGTAACACATTGTCACTTGTGGCTTGAATCGAATAGCAAACatgttaataaaaataacataTGATCGTTGTTTCATGGAGTTTATTCGTTCtgctaatattatttatttattaaaataaatagttaAATGTTAAATGCAAGTTAAATGCAAAACCTATAACATATTTTATCTATAGAGTTAAACTTCATTACCCTGTATCTTGAATAACATTGTTGAAACGTATATGATAATATGGTCAAAGAtgttttaagtaaaaaaaactCTAGCTATAAAACTAAAACTAATATACCTGGCCAATGTATAATTTTgcgatttataatttattgttaTGAATTATTACACTTTTCTAATGTCATCCCTTCTATCCGTTCactttatgtaaatattttggaAATCATTAGCCTTCAATATATTATACGGTTCATAATTTGTGCAATTTAATTATCTTATTTTTAGAACCATACGACCGTATAATGTGTAAATAACATTTGATTTAAACTTTCGTCATTATAATAACAGATGATAAGAACGAAGCATTGAAACACGTTCTTAAATGTAGAGGTCGTGCTAGACCACTGATATTttacgaggtcggtatttcagattgtgACATCTACTTCCATAAAATGAATCATCTGTTTTATATCTTGTCTATGGTTTCAATAATCTTTGATCAAAAATTATATCAGTTATTATTTGATTTACTAAAGTTTATTTCTTTAAcatttaagaataaaataataacaaatgcaattaaaagattaatatttcatattttatattcatttaaCTTTAAAGTTTATTTAGTGTAAACTTAATatcaaattattgtaaaatagttGATCTAAATAGACAAATATTACTGATCTAAGtataaatgttaaatataataattttgtaatacttTCTTCAAACTTAGAACCATTCATTGGAATTATACTTTGAGAAATTAATTgtcaataaatatttgtataattttaaccAATTGTAACAAATCATTAAATTCATTGACATTCAACAAGctcaaataaaatgtaaataaataaaaagtagtACCAATATTgtattgtgtaaaaaatacgcCAAGCAGTTATAAAAATATCTGTATGGTTATGTTATGAGTatattttaagatatttttCCTTCTTAAAATATGAGTTCACGAtacgaatttaataataaatccaACTACGAATACCAATACGATGATAAACGAAAAAGAGAAacctataataaatttaataaagattatgagaatttttattttagcaAATACAAGCACGAATTGAATAAAACATTTTCAGGAAATCTAAGTGTTGTACAAGATATTGaagatttttggaaatttgttaataaatatgaaactGTGCAAAAAAAACTAAATACTCCAGATACTTTGCCTAACTTTTCTTTAAATACCATTAATGTACCAGAAATGTATCACAAATTACAttgcataaattttaaattgagTTTTAATTTCAATGAATTATTTGCACGTGTTCCACCTGTAGAAGCCTTAACAAAAgagcaattattaaaatttcaaagcatAATTGTTTTATACTTGGACTTTaagcaaaaagaaaaatttaataaactaaAAAAGCTTAGAGAATCGCAAGCAAATTTACCAGTTAATCAATATAAACATGAAATTATTGAAGCAATAAAAAAGGAACGGGTAGTCATTATAGCTGGTGACACTGGTTGTGGAAAATCCACTCAAGTGCCTCAATATTTATATGTAGCAGGTTTTCAAAAAATTGGTActtataacaaatattttatatataaagtaGAAAATATCCTATTACACAACATAAGTAGTAATGACTTATTTTTATAagtcaaaatctttgcaaacattatttatttcattactaCATAATTTCTTATAGCATGTACACAACCCAGAAGAATAGCATGTATATCTTTGGCTAAACGTGTTGCTTTTGAAACATTAACAGAGAATCGTAATGATGTTGGTTATCAAATTCGttttgaaaaacaaagaaatcaaGAAACTAAAATTACCTTTATAACAGAAGGTTTGCTGTTAAGACAGGTAAAAATAAGAATGTAATCaatcaataatattttaatctataGATATAATAATACTTAGAACATAATAATAATGTACATGATAGAAATATGAATATTATCTAATTATATATTCTGCACAGTTATCTGGTGAGTCTGAACTATTGCCTTATGATGTGGTTCTTTTGGATGAAGTACATGAACGTCATTTGCATGGagattttctcctaggcattaTGAAGTGTGTTATTAATCAAAGACACGATTTAAAATTAGTACTTATGTCTGCCACTATCAACATTGaactttttaataattattttgcaaaAGAAGATGTTAGAGTAATACAGGTATATTTATAATCATTCACAATTAACAAATacttttaaagaatatttatagTAATGAATAATCACTGTAATTAGTTTATACGTATAGGTTCCTGGAAGATTGTATCCAATTCAGTTACTATATAGACCAATTACTATAGAAGATATTCGATATAAAAATGATAGATTTAATCCAAGTCCTTACACACAAATAATGCAActaattgataaaaaatatccaggtaaaaaatatttatagagcAAAATATTTCTGGCTGTATTACACTAAtaatgtacttttttttttttagtggatGAAAAAGgtgatttattaatatttttaagtggGATGAGTGAAATTACTGCAGTTGTAGACGCAGCGAAAGAATATAgtcagaagaaaaataattggatTGTTTTACCACTTCATAGCACTTTATCCATTAGTGAGCAAGataaagtaaaattttataaacataCTTTTACTTGAAAaaccatacatttgtaattaaaCAACTTACATTTATTCTCTCTTTAAAGGTATTTGATTATGCTCCTGATGGAGTAAGAAAATGCATTGTATCTACTAATATTGCTGAAACTTCCATTACTATTGATGGTATCAGATTTGTTGCTGATAGTGGAAAAGTAAAGGAAATGAGTTATGATCCATCATGCAAAATGCAACGACTCAAAGAATTCTGGATTAGTAAAGCCAGTGCAGAACAACGAAAAGGAAGAGCTGGTAGAACTGGACCTGGTGTGTGCTATaggtattataataaattacaatagatgtttaatagtatttttataatttgacataataaaaatttgaaacaagaaaTAAATACATTTGGACAGATTATATTCAGAGGAAGAATACAAGGCTTTAGAAAAGTATTCAACGCCGGAATTACAACGTGTGCCTTTAGATTCTTTATTATTACAAATGATAGCAATGGGGCTTCCAGATACACGAAAATTTCCATTCATAGAACCGCCACCAGCGGAAAGCATAGAAAATTCTATATTATCTTTAAAAGatcatgtatgtatatattcattaaatttttataaaatactgaatcaaagaataattaaaatatacgttCTTCATTCCAGGGTGCCCTTACtgataatgaaaaaataacaTGCATTGGAAAAACACTTGCACGTCTACCTGTTGATATAACAAttggaaaaatgttaataatggGCTCAATTTTCCATCAGGTTGAACCAGTATTGTCATTAGCTGCTGCTTTAAGTATACAAACACCATTTACAAATAGAGCATACAGGGATTCAGAGTGTGAGGtaacagaaaataatttataaattttaattttttaaaattttgtttcaacatCTTGATTAAATACTATTAATATAATTCTATAAAGACATCAAGAAAAAAGTTGGAATCTGATCATGGTGATCCAATAACGTTATTAAACGCATTCAAAGAATGGTTAGAAGTAAAACAACAAAGTTCGCAAGAATCTAGAGGTAGCGGAAGTAGTAGTAGAAAATGGTGCAAAAGAAGAGGTCTAGAAGAACAAAGATTTTACGAAATGACAAAATTAAGAGCTCAATTTAAAGATTTACTTCAGGTTAATGAATACCTTCTTAACATCAATTtattaaagtaataaaaaaaattaattgtccaacacgattaattacaatttataggATTGCAGTTTATTAAGGTGTCTTCCAGAACCAGATTCTTCTATGACTAGTGCAGAACGTTCTATAAGACATGGAGAATTAAAACTTCTGAAATCCTTAAAAAGAACTTATAAACAAAGTGCACCTAGAAAACGAAAACAATTAAAACTAGAATCGTTTAATATACAATTAGAAGATGACGATCATGATGATGGTGAAATTGACATAAAAGATGTTgaatttcgaatgaaaaatgatcCAAATCAAGTTCAAAATCTATTGACAGCAGCTACTGCATGTAGTTATAAAGATTTAacaacgttaaaaataatattatgtagTGGTTTATATCCACAATTTGCATGTCCTGATGAATTTAATTATTGTAAGGTAATAtcattttatacatatatagtaattttattatttaccaaaatgtaatataaaattttatagtcAACAAATGAGCAATTATTTCATACAAAAGCAAAACCGTATATTGCCTTACACCCAATGAGTTTCTTTGGAAATCATCCGCAAATATTACAACTAGAGGAAGCTGATATTATATCAATACCAGGATTTAAAAGCAAAACTCCTGTTAGTTCAAAACATACAATATTAGCATATTTGTAAGTTTTTTTATAACATTCTAAAATAATAGTTAACCTAATTGATTATATATTGacataattttaattaacagaTCTCTTTTGGAAACAACAAAACCTTATTTAGTAAATACACTTAGAATGCCTGCTGCACAAACATTACTTTTATTTGCACGTGAAATTGATACAAATAGTACACTTTCAATGTAAGTATACATTAcacatattatatttaattttaaaaatgaattgtattgatatacatatataaacatATTTTGTTTTGTAGAATAATATGCGATTCATGGTTAGCATTAGAATTTCCTGCACCTGACAGTGGCCAAACTTTATTGATGAAAGCTAACAAATTACGGAATAAATGggattttttattaaatcaacAATTACAAGGTATTAAATGGAATATATGTAAAAACTGTaatctattatttttctctttttagaacatcatttttaatataatgttttaaaataatacattaatgTTACTAAATATCACAAATATTATGCAGACTCAAATACCAGTAATGATGAGAAAcaagattttaatgaaattgaatACACACTTACTCAGGAACTAATTGATTACATGCATACCACAATTCCATATACAATAAAACGGCTTTTACCTGCTGATTTGAAGACAATATATGTGGGAAATGAAGAAAACAATACATCCATAGATCCAAATCCTTTCCAATCCGATTTTACAGTGACCCCTAATTTAACTAAAGGAGGAGTTCGTGTATCAAACATAATTACATATAATTGGTAAATCATTTCCAAATGTATTTCTAATACCAAcatattgtaaattataaaatatatgaattataatttctttcttttagttTAAGAGAAACAGAATGGAGCAATAAACTTTCTGTAGAAATGTTGGAAACAGAATGGCATTGTCAAACTTGTAATATTCAAACAATTCTTACAAATATAGAAAAGTTACAGCATCAAGAAGTTTGTACACAACAACATacaaaagaaactgaaaaatatCCTGAAAGCATTAAGCGAAAGTTTAATACGCAAGCATACAAATGTTCCGTTTGTGCACAAACACTTTACCTGACACCAATTGAAATACTTAAACATAAAAAGTCACATGTTAAATAATCTCTTTTGTACCCTGTATAAtcacaattaaaaattttcatacaAGGTATGCATTTCATGTTTTAATTCGTTAAACTTAAAACTATATTGCTTAATCTTGATTAATGTATTGCAACAATTAacattaaaatatattctttattgCAAAATAAGATATTACATAAACTTTGTATTTGAGTATATGTTTATTATCCATACAATGATGTACTTACATTAATTACAAGATTATTATGATTACTAACATAAATTCTGTACAATATGTGTATACATTATGTCCATGGTAGAAAGTTTGGAAACATAAAACAACCTAAAATTGTGAATCCTAGAAAGTAGAATAATATAAGCTTATCCTTCAAAACATATTTTTttggaattaaaaaatatattttccatctagaaaatatgttttcttcATTTTCATGTATCACATTATCATCATTGCAAAGTGTAGAACGCATAGTTAAAGCACAATACCAATATATCAATGGACTTGCTGAACTTATTAAACGGGTGCTTACTTGAATATGCAtgaaaagaatacaaaatataGTCAAGAATAAACCGTGAATAATGAACACTAACATTTCAATTGGATATTTCTTTGTTTTAACAAGCTCTTTATTGTCAGCAATCTGAATAAATCccaatgtacaaaaatattttctgtgTTCTAGAAAGTATTCTTTTATACATACAACCATAATACTTAATATTGGAAATGCTAGAATAAAGTTTGGTATTTgctttatttcataataattgaaaaaaccTATATTCCAATACTTTTGTTGTATATATGAATATGCTATTGGAACTTTAGTATGACACCATTCTATGTTATTACTACCtgctaatattaaattattcattcTACTATGATTATCAATATGTTtaggaataaatatttgattagaATGTGGAATACAAAATGtaatgtaattatatatttgtaacaaaataaaTGGGACTATTGATATAATTATTGTATTGCACATTAAAATACCACTTTTTAAAGtagtttttttaaataaaaattggctTATAGTTTTTAATGAAAAGTTTGCAtactttgttaaatatttatgacATAATTCTTTTAATCCAAAATATATAGGAAAGCCAATATTAAGCATACCATTTGATCTTGTAAGAATAGATAAACCTATTGGAAAAGATACATATGGATCAAACTTAATAGATCCTAACATACTATAGTATGTTAAATAAGCAAATAATGACTCTGAGTAAATAGCAGAAAAGAATATGGTAGCTGGATTTATGCAATAAAGTATTGCTGCTTTATAAGCTAGATttgtttttttcaatattattttactgagatcataaaatataatagtaGATTTTACAAAACATATAGTATTAATCAATATAGCTGCTATAATAATAGAGCTGTGAGTATTCAATATAAAGAttatttttcttacaaaaatagCAATAATTCGTATTAACATAGGATATAATGGATAAAATGCCAAAGTATTTTCATACGTATAGCCGTATTTGGCAATATGTATAAAGTATTCACCATCCCATCGTGTAAGACCAccaaggaaaaatataattatattgtcATATAACGAAACTCTTTCAGAGTTATTGATAGGACTTCTAAATGCATCTGCATGATGATCAGGACATACAAGATTAaacataaattgtaaaattaaaactgTTATCCTACTAACTATTGCAAACCAAAAAACTTTTTCTCGTGGTTTATGCATTATTATATAATTGCTATACTATATcacataaaaatgtataaatttaatacttaaattaattatattccttCTTTACTAAAATTGACTTAACAATAGCTTCAGTACTATAAAAATACATTCTTGGTTATCCAATAATAAATGTGATTCATTCTTCGTggttttctgtattttcttattgtacaaatatagatatatatattacatatgtaGAATAGTTTTCCTGCTCACAATTCTTATTGTTGAAGAATGCAAAgctaaaacaaatatttaaattgtagTGCATTAATGAATCTTTCTAATACCACATCTTATTACTAAGATAGAATATGTATATttagttttatttaattattatttacttctGTTGGTTGATTGACCCAATTTTTCAATAGAATTTTGAGACATCGTTAAATTTCAGTACCCTAATATCAACTCATACTATCGTATTTTGCATtgcataattttaataaataaaataatatcaatataACAAATTGCTTGCATGAATTACTACTTCAAACTATATGATCTAAAGATATTAAAAAGCCAAATAAAACTGAAGTTTAAGAACATAAACAGAGATTGTTGGATTGGTTATTAATTGGATGTTATGGAGAATACCTGGATATACCGGATTTTTATTAAGATGGCCTGCTGCTTATGAAGATGATGTATACAAGCCTTCAGGTTCTGATAGGCCATAACCATTAGAAATAAATTACGAACTTTTTAGAGGTAGTATTGGATCTAAATTCAAAACAGACAAAAATGCACTACTTATATTTTTTGATATGCTATaagatattaaatttattattaaaaaggtaattaatatttcatttaattatgacattatattattataagtgTAACGTACTTAGAGCAATAAGTTGTAGAAGAAATTTTAGATGCACAAAGACCAGCAAGTCCACcacaatatttcaatattaaaattcCAAGTGGACATCATTACAGAATTAAATTTGGTCATTCTGAAATGCCACGTATACGTCATGATATAAAAACTGATCACTCACCTAATAATCCATCTCAAGaggtttctacattctgtttaGTGAGATAATTAATCATTTAACATTCTcagattaaaaataatatattgcaGTTAAATGAAATAACTCCATTTTTAGATAGTAGATTTATCTATGGTACTTTAAAAACATGGTCAAACATTTTAAGTACTTATTCAAATGGCACCTTAGATCCAAATGATTTACATTCTATAAGAATTTATAACCTGAATACAATACAGCTAAATTACCCATGTTTAAACCACTACCTTCAATTCATCATCATAAATGTATTGTGCAACATcatagaaagaaaattaaaggaTTCTTTAGtaagtagaattttattttcaagacaGATAACAGATTTACATTTTCATGATATAAACTTTCTTAATAAAATCTACAATATGACGATCTTTAGATGTATATtcatattcaatattttctaccCATGGCATAGGTACATCAATACTTGTGCAATGAACAGCTGAGATATCAAGTTGAAAAAGTATTGGATTTTCCATTATAGTTGTCACTATTTCAGAACTCATTCCACTAACAGGCCATCCTAATTCCATAGTCATTACTCTATGGGTTTCTGTAACTGacttaaaaattgtttcccaATCTAGAGGTCTAAAAGAATGTAAATTAATCACTTCTGCTTCTATTTCATGTCCTGACAGAGTTTCAGCTGCTTTCAGTATATACAGAATAGCTTGACCATATCCAGATTAAAGTAATATGTTGGCCCAGTTTTTCAATTTGAGCTTTACTGATAGatactataaaatttttatggataacTTCATCTGATACAGGAAATACAACATTATAAAGTACTTTATTTTCTAAAACCACAACTGGATCAGGATCTTGAACAGCAGTTTTTAAACATCCTCTGTAATCTTCACAGGTtataggcaacaatttttaagTTAGGTACATTGATATACCGGGCAGCAAACTACCCTGAGAATGTTGTGCTGCTAAACTTTCAGCACTATCATTTGGACCACTAAACACAATGGATACGCAATATTTTCCTGCACTCACGTATACATATAATAcaacaaataaatattgtaaattattagTACAActtcataaatatattttctttggaTACTAAGAACATAAAAACAGTTTGAATGAATGGTTGATATATTAAGAAATCTTGAAAATACTgatgttaataatattatattgattcatattttcattacacAATTTCTTCATAAATTTGACATGCAATCTACATTCCTCGTACGAGATTATTATATGTAcgagtttattaatttttgaatgCTGGATAGCTTTTTCATCTGGATATTTTTCAGTATATTTATTAAAgccattttcaaaaaatttcaaacaaatctCTGTTGACAGGTATAACTGCAGTAACACATTTTGAACAACTTAATTTTTTAGTTTTTCCTATCTGTTCAAAAATTACATCCTGCAGTAAGTAATAtccgaaaatatatttattatttattactacgtccaatacataataaaatataagtactatttattattaatatcaattttttcattATAAACTAATATTTTAACATTACCTAAGGAATTTTGAAACTTGTCACACATTAATgtacattattttaataaagtttaaaacttgatatcatttaaaataaatatgtatgaaAACATTTTGttccaaatttaaaaaaaaacaacttgtcaacaaaatttatatttattacatactATGTATTAAAAACCAAATTTAGGTTTCTGGTCATAATctaattatatacatacataacctcaatataatatttcaataaaattatatacacatttataaatttctcaattatttGATTATAAATCATGCATTTCTTAtaacgaattgaaatttatgATATTGTAAAATACAAGTGATTACCTTTTATGAACAGAaaaaacaaacaataattcaTTATGATAAAAGCAACTGTACTATACATGTCTTAactagtttattaaaatttgtctaGTTTGTATTATTTACGTGAAACACTAAAGTAAAGCAAGTAAGAAATATTTTGATTAGTTTGTAACTTTTGTAACTTGAAAAACATATTTACGACGAATACATACTGATCAATTTTGTGACTGTTGCAAtggaagaaattttgaaatatttttcaacctatAAAAATACTGAATTgtaagaaatttctcgatacttTCAAGTGTAAAATAGTAATCAAACTTTTGACGGTATAGTAATAAAACGTAATGTGATTATAACGTGATATAATAACTTCTATTCAAtcaataaaatacataaaaacatTCACGATGTATATGGTTATATTTACTCCGAACGTTAACcgtttttacaaattattaaaaattaatcatgAAATTACAAAATGCTCAATTAACCTCTTCTATAAACGTAAGTGTTTCAGAAATTGTATGCAGTATTAATTTAGTGAATAACGAATTAATTCTCGTTACAGAATGTCAAATATTGTCTGCAAAAGGAAACGATGCAACCGAAAGTCCAAGAATGCGtgaatttaagaaaaaattgaaagaacgtACACCTATAGGTATATTACTgtataataaaacattttttacaaaaatgtgaGGATATTATTGATAAAATGGCATCGttttatatgcaacagaaaAACTAGAAGAATTAGAAGGAAAACATCCTTATCAAGAAAAAGAACCATTGAAACCATTTCCAAATGATATCAATCCAGAAACAGGTGAAATAGG
This window of the Ptiloglossa arizonensis isolate GNS036 chromosome 13, iyPtiAriz1_principal, whole genome shotgun sequence genome carries:
- the LOC143153922 gene encoding succinate dehydrogenase assembly factor 4, mitochondrial; translation: MYMVIFTPNVNRFYKLLKINHEITKCSINLFYKQCQILSAKGNDATESPRMREFKKKLKERTPIEKLEELEGKHPYQEKEPLKPFPNDINPETGEIGGPRGPEPTRYGDWERKGRVTDF
- the LOC143153919 gene encoding putative ATP-dependent RNA helicase DHX34, with the translated sequence MSSRYEFNNKSNYEYQYDDKRKRETYNKFNKDYENFYFSKYKHELNKTFSGNLSVVQDIEDFWKFVNKYETVQKKLNTPDTLPNFSLNTINVPEMYHKLHCINFKLSFNFNELFARVPPVEALTKEQLLKFQSIIVLYLDFKQKEKFNKLKKLRESQANLPVNQYKHEIIEAIKKERVVIIAGDTGCGKSTQVPQYLYVAGFQKIACTQPRRIACISLAKRVAFETLTENRNDVGYQIRFEKQRNQETKITFITEGLLLRQLSGESELLPYDVVLLDEVHERHLHGDFLLGIMKCVINQRHDLKLVLMSATINIELFNNYFAKEDVRVIQVPGRLYPIQLLYRPITIEDIRYKNDRFNPSPYTQIMQLIDKKYPVDEKGDLLIFLSGMSEITAVVDAAKEYSQKKNNWIVLPLHSTLSISEQDKVFDYAPDGVRKCIVSTNIAETSITIDGIRFVADSGKVKEMSYDPSCKMQRLKEFWISKASAEQRKGRAGRTGPGVCYRLYSEEEYKALEKYSTPELQRVPLDSLLLQMIAMGLPDTRKFPFIEPPPAESIENSILSLKDHGALTDNEKITCIGKTLARLPVDITIGKMLIMGSIFHQVEPVLSLAAALSIQTPFTNRAYRDSECETSRKKLESDHGDPITLLNAFKEWLEVKQQSSQESRGSGSSSRKWCKRRGLEEQRFYEMTKLRAQFKDLLQDCSLLRCLPEPDSSMTSAERSIRHGELKLLKSLKRTYKQSAPRKRKQLKLESFNIQLEDDDHDDGEIDIKDVEFRMKNDPNQVQNLLTAATACSYKDLTTLKIILCSGLYPQFACPDEFNYCKSTNEQLFHTKAKPYIALHPMSFFGNHPQILQLEEADIISIPGFKSKTPVSSKHTILAYLSLLETTKPYLVNTLRMPAAQTLLLFAREIDTNSTLSIIICDSWLALEFPAPDSGQTLLMKANKLRNKWDFLLNQQLQDSNTSNDEKQDFNEIEYTLTQELIDYMHTTIPYTIKRLLPADLKTIYVGNEENNTSIDPNPFQSDFTVTPNLTKGGVRVSNIITYNCLRETEWSNKLSVEMLETEWHCQTCNIQTILTNIEKLQHQEVCTQQHTKETEKYPESIKRKFNTQAYKCSVCAQTLYLTPIEILKHKKSHVK
- the LOC143153665 gene encoding pyruvate dehydrogenase E1 component subunit beta, mitochondrial; this encodes MYSTVAFIIMNYCLFFLFIKGKYCVSIVFSGPNDSAESLAAQHSQGSLLPDYRGCLKTAVQDPDPVVVLENKVLYNVVFPVSDEVIHKNFIVSITAETLSGHEIEAEVINLHSFRPLDWETIFKSVTETHRVMTMELGWPVSGMSSEIVTTIMENPILFQLDISAVHCTSIDVPMPWVENIEYEYTSKDRHIVDFIKKVYIMKM
- the Pig-v gene encoding phosphatidylinositol glycan anchor biosynthesis class V — its product is MHKPREKVFWFAIVSRITVLILQFMFNLVCPDHHADAFRSPINNSERVSLYDNIIIFFLGGLTRWDGEYFIHIAKYGYTYENTLAFYPLYPMLIRIIAIFVRKIIFILNTHSSIIIAAILINTICFVKSTIIFYDLSKIILKKTNLAYKAAILYCINPATIFFSAIYSESLFAYLTYYSMLGSIKFDPYVSFPIGLSILTRSNGMLNIGFPIYFGLKELCHKYLTKYANFSLKTISQFLFKKTTLKSGILMCNTIIISIVPFILLQIYNYITFCIPHSNQIFIPKHIDNHSRMNNLILAGSNNIEWCHTKVPIAYSYIQQKYWNIGFFNYYEIKQIPNFILAFPILSIMVVCIKEYFLEHRKYFCTLGFIQIADNKELVKTKKYPIEMLVFIIHGLFLTIFCILFMHIQVSTRLISSASPLIYWYCALTMRSTLCNDDNVIHENEENIFSRWKIYFLIPKKYVLKDKLILFYFLGFTILGCFMFPNFLPWT